One genomic region from Rosa rugosa chromosome 1, drRosRugo1.1, whole genome shotgun sequence encodes:
- the LOC133734890 gene encoding ferrochelatase-2, chloroplastic-like — MLNKEGYASIGGGSPLRKMTDEQANALKMALESKDMSVNVYVGMRYWFPFTEEAVHQLRDSTNTCNPLYDCNCFPVHFGTKTYCQGLTRKWPVG, encoded by the exons ATGTTAAACAAGGAAGGGTATGCTTCTATAGGAGGTGGTTCACCCTTGCGTAAGATGACAGATGAGCAG GCAAATGCACTGAAAATGGCTTTGGAATCAAAGGACATGTCGGTGAATGTCTATGTGGGAATGCGGTACTGGTTCCCGTTCACTGAGGAAGCAGTTCATCAA CTTCGGGACTCAACAAATACATGTAACCCTTTATATGACTGCAATTGCTTCCCAGTCCACTTTGGTACAAAAACCTATTGTCAAG GTCTTACCAGAAAATGGCCTGTAGGTTAG